A portion of the Cryptomeria japonica chromosome 5, Sugi_1.0, whole genome shotgun sequence genome contains these proteins:
- the LOC131076603 gene encoding probable vacuolar amino acid transporter YPQ1, giving the protein MASMRAYRCGSGSKCVWWVQLVFRECVCGMQDYMSVVFGLISLLSWAVAEVPQILTNFKSGSTEGVSLGFLLTWVVGDIFNLIGFWLEPATLPTQFYTALLYTITTIVLVCQIIYYDYIYNWWKMKEVSSQLKIQAEQIAECEQNAHKKAERMKIPASVHHSSATVMKTSADSDIIPVILVSSLAIPNVSPRQKPNSGSDLYFTQYCLGLNPLMFIFALVGNATYVGSILVRTLEWEKLKPNMPWLIDAAACVLLDFFILVQFIYYKVRGTRTGGVEK; this is encoded by the exons ATGGCTTCAATGAGGGCATATCGTTGTGGTTCTGGAAGTAAGTGTGTGTGGTGGGTTCAGCTGGTTTTCAGAGAATGTGTTTGTGGAATGCAAGATTATATGTCTGTTGTTTTCGGTCTCATCAGTTTGTTGAGCTGGGCAGTTGCAGAAGTGCCTCAGATTCTAACTAACTTTAAGAGCGGATCCACAGAGGGTGTTTCCCTCGGCTTTCTCTTGACATGGGTTGTAGG GGACATTTTTAATCTTATTGGGTTTTGGCTGGAGCCAGCAACT TTACCAACACAATTCTACACGGCATTG CTGTACACAATTACCACAATAGTTCTTGTTTGCCAGATCATATATTATGATTATATCTACAACTGGTGGAAAATGAAGGAAGTGTCAAGTCAACTTAAG ATTCAAGCTGAGCAAATCGCGGAATGTGAGCAAAATGCTCATAAAAAAGCAGAGCGTATGAAGATTCCAGCGAGCGTACACCACTCATCTGCGACGGTCATGAAAACTAGTGCAGATTCTGATATTATACCCGTTATTCTGGTGTCCAGTTTAGCTATACCTAATGTTTCTCCTCGACAGAAACCCAATAGTGGGAGTGACCTATATTTCAC TCAATATTGTTTA GGCCTGAATCCACTTATGTTTATATTTGCTCTAGTTGGGAATGCAACCTACGTGGGAAG TATCCTTGTACGAACTCTGGAGTGGGAAAAGCTAAAGCCAAATATGCCATGGCTGATCGATGCTGCAGCATGTGTACTATTGGACTTCTTT ATTCTTGTCCAGTTCATTTACTATAAAGTAAGAGGAACACGGACTGGTGGAGTTGAAAAATAA